The proteins below come from a single Beutenbergia cavernae DSM 12333 genomic window:
- a CDS encoding carbohydrate ABC transporter permease, with the protein MAALDESVRLTPGRTASRATDQPRPRQGSPLRRFWPQYLAVSPFYLLFLVFGLFPIGYSVFLSFQDWDGIGPMRFVGLAQYQFLLSDPRFWNAVGNTFVIWLISTIPMLFLALVLAFLLHQNIRFKGFLRVAYFLPNVTSMVAMAIVFGSIFSDSFGIVNSALAGLGIDQVPWLSSNWGIKVTIAVMVIWRFTGYNAIIYLAGLQAIPTDLYDAAKVDGANGWRIFRSVTVPMLRPVILFTVITSTIGGLSLFTEPQVLLGDTGGVGEAGMTIVLYQYNQAFTKFDFGYGSAIAWALFVIAAVFAIINWRLIRERDGIRGGRKKGASA; encoded by the coding sequence ATGGCCGCGCTCGACGAGTCCGTCCGGCTGACCCCGGGGCGCACCGCCTCCCGCGCCACGGACCAGCCGCGCCCCAGGCAAGGCTCGCCCCTGAGGAGGTTCTGGCCGCAGTACCTCGCGGTCTCGCCCTTCTACCTGCTGTTCCTCGTGTTCGGGCTCTTCCCCATCGGGTACTCGGTCTTCCTGTCGTTCCAGGACTGGGACGGCATCGGCCCGATGCGGTTCGTCGGCCTCGCGCAGTATCAGTTCCTGCTGAGCGACCCACGGTTCTGGAACGCCGTCGGGAACACGTTCGTCATCTGGTTGATCTCGACGATCCCGATGCTGTTCCTGGCCCTCGTCCTCGCGTTCCTGCTCCACCAGAACATCCGGTTCAAGGGCTTCCTCCGCGTCGCGTACTTCCTGCCCAACGTCACGAGCATGGTGGCCATGGCCATCGTGTTCGGCTCCATCTTCTCCGACAGCTTCGGCATCGTGAACTCGGCCCTGGCCGGGCTGGGGATCGACCAGGTGCCGTGGCTCTCCTCGAACTGGGGCATCAAGGTGACGATCGCCGTCATGGTGATCTGGCGGTTCACCGGCTACAACGCGATCATCTACCTCGCCGGCCTCCAGGCGATCCCGACCGACCTGTACGACGCCGCCAAGGTCGACGGCGCGAACGGGTGGCGGATCTTCCGCTCCGTCACCGTGCCGATGCTGCGCCCGGTGATCCTCTTCACCGTCATCACGTCCACGATCGGTGGGCTGAGCCTGTTCACGGAGCCGCAGGTGCTCCTCGGCGATACCGGCGGCGTCGGGGAGGCGGGCATGACGATCGTCCTCTACCAGTACAACCAGGCGTTCACGAAGTTCGACTTCGGCTACGGCTCGGCGATCGCGTGGGCGCTCTTCGTCATCGCCGCCGTCTTCGCGATCATCAACTGGCGCCTCATCCGAGAACGCGACGGCATCCGCGGTGGGCGGAAGAAGGGGGCGTCGGCATGA